A single genomic interval of Carassius gibelio isolate Cgi1373 ecotype wild population from Czech Republic chromosome A22, carGib1.2-hapl.c, whole genome shotgun sequence harbors:
- the LOC127943096 gene encoding uncharacterized protein LOC127943096 translates to MLLPRALTLFILWGSASCVQYRADFNMMGVTGWILFDSTEQKSTANLTGTGTCRINISLTTFPVMYGHFASPCQKSHIGESVFTFSVDQPQAVVNVSSLFEQNISLDALSVLVDTCTGTRICAGLTSESHVRTWQARFYSPIAGNIYIRQVTGEAGARVLSDLKNVDQTRTFPNVTILVSQSSATSCNTLLGSLDPKSLTKLGVLNVGSPLEPVKSRLEISTLNSNVHFAVLNLTSSYMCAEIRSVAMKVVSAVVNMQGIKGYFTFQQPSPFDLTTIIVNLTNLDRRVGPYHVHQFPLPQMRSPSDSSCSNNNLGGHWNPFNVNTQAPEYPPPRGSTHDLFEVGDLSAKHGSLEKSNNFQATFTDWNLPLFGRNSIVGRSVVMHLPNGTRFACASLGYPGEVSVAKAAFRGLVVGTVLFTQLSSDPYSDVSVFMDLSYGQLSAPSTMNHNWHVHNYPISTETDNDKGGCLSTGGHWNPYNIDTTGSVYTVNCAPDSPFACEVGDISGKHKTVDLQSQMGTVATKNFFTDTTSWLSGMVGRSLVIHGPNQAGPRIACANLTLYRFPSACSDSWLGPGTSEGQVRFSQVSPQGPTILNISFTGLNARAGGYHIHILPIKSTQEPCSDTNIMGHFNPFSVNTASSPAPGNGTVDQYEIGDISGKFGDLTGQNSFQNQYTDGNMPLSGPNSIIGRSLVIHYANGSRMRCADISAEVSQDGNWVIAKAMFSSAVTGTVMMSQLSFPDGSFGDVMLEVDVRTSQSSNFAEASWYIADKPVGSDGTCPAEEEMYNPFNTTNMNNCSQDRALSCLVGDLTGRHGSLSLKKRQLYNDILLQLAGDFTAVHRALVLRLNNTTTACANIHPESPSATQIFPTMASFSRHDFRKRVSDVLNLHISRVSILPGSPSQEPDGKCQQVMYLVSGEVSQEKLRSVKTSDMMGVFKESKTCIPTGNMGLMLVPCRMLLSAMTAAVCLLRLLRH, encoded by the exons GTTCTGCCTCTTGTGTGCAGTATCGGGCTGACTTCAACATGATGGGAGTCACTGGTTGGATCCTCTTTGACTCCACAGAGCAGAAGTCCACCGCTAATCTCACAGGAACTGGCACATGTCGAATCAATATCTCCCTCACTACATTCCCGGTTATGTACGGCCATTTTGCTTCACCCTGTCAAAAGTCACACATAGGAGAGAGTGTGTTCACATTTTCTGTAGATCAGCCTCAGGCTGTTGTGAATGTGTCCAGTCTATTTGAACAGAACATTAGCCTCGATGCCCTCTCTGTACTTGTGGACACATGCACTGGCACAAGGATTTGTGCTGGACTTACATCAGAGTCCCACGTAAGGACATGGCAGGCACGGTTTTACAGTCCCATAGCTGGAAACATCTACATCCGGCAAGTGACAGGAGAAGCAGGGGCAAGGGTTCTCTCAGATCTAAAAAATGTAGATCAGACCAGGACTTTTCCAAATGTCACGATCTTAGTGTCACAAAGCTCTGCCACCAGCTGCAATACACTTCTTGGTAGTCTGGATCCCAAGAGTCTTACAAAGCTGGGTGTTTTGAACGTGGGATCACCTCTAGAACCTGTGAAGTCTCGGTTGGAAATATCCACTCTCAATTCTAATGTCCACTTTGCCGTTCTCAACTTGACCTCGAGCTACATGTGTGCAGAGATCCGAAGCGTCGCAATGAAGGTAGTTAGTGCTGTGGTGAACATGCAAGGGATTAAAGGCTACTTCACCTTCCAACAACCATCTCCGTTTGATCTCACCACCATCATTGTTAACCTGACAAACCTGGATAGAAGAGTTGGCCCGTACCACGTTCATCAGTTTCCCCTGCCCCAAATGAGATCTCCATCCGATAGCAGCTGCAGTAACAACAACCTTGGGGGTCACTGGAACCCCTTTAATGTGAATACTCAGGCACCAGAGTATCCGCCACCAAGAGGCTCCACTCATGATCTCTTTGAGGTCGGAGATCTGAGCGCCAAGCATGGATCTCTGGAGAAATCAAATAACTTTCAAGCCACTTTCACGGACTGGAACCTACCTCTGTTTGGGCGGAATAGCATTGTGGGTCGCTCTGTCGTGATGCACCTTCCCAATGGGACCAGATTTGCTTGTGCAAGTCTCGGCTACCCAGGCGAAGTGTCTGTCGCCAAGGCTGCCTTTCGTGGTCTGGTTGTGGGGACGGTCCTCTTCACCCAACTCAGTAGTGACCCATATTCTGATGTCTCTGTATTTATGGACCTATCCTACGGACAACTTTCTGCACCTTCTACGATGAATCACAACTGGCATGTCCACAACTATCCCATCAGCACAGAGACTGACAATGACAAGGGAGGTTGTCTGTCCACTGGAGGACACTGGAATCCATACAACATAGACACCACGGGGAGTGTATACACTGTTAACTGTGCTCCCGACAGTCCTTTTGCTTGTGAAGTTGGGGATATCTCCGGCAAGCACAAGACTGTGGACCTACAGTCTCAGATGGGAACAGTGGCAACCAAGAACTTTTTTACTGACACCACCTCTTGGTTGTCTGGAATGGTTGGACGTTCTTTGGTGATACATGGTCCAAACCAAGCAGGTCCACGGATTGCTTGTGCAAACCTCACCTTGTACCGTTTTCCCTCTGCTTGCTCGGATTCTTGGCTTGGACCTGGAACTTCTGAAGGTCAAGTCAGATTCTCCCAAGTTTCTCCTCAAGGGCCAACAATCCTAAATATCTCCTTTACTGGGCTTAACGCGAGAGCTGGTGGCTACCACATTCATATTCTTCCAATCAAGAGCACCCAGGAACCTTGCTCGGACACCAACATCATGGGACACTTCAACCCGTTTTCTGTGAACACAGCCTCATCTCCAGCTCCAGGGAACGGCACGGTTGACCAGTATGAGATTGGAGACATCAGTGGGAAGTTTGGAGACCTGACGGGTCAGAACAGCTTTCAGAACCAGTACACGGATGGTAACATGCCACTTTCAGGACCGAACAGCATAATTGGCCGGTCTCTGGTCATACATTACGCTAATGGCTCAAG aaTGAGATGTGCAGATATCTCAGCAGAAGTCTCCCAAGACGGAAACTGGGTGATCGCCAAGGCCATGTTTAGTAGTGCTGTAACTGGAACAGTGATGATG TCCCAGCTATCCTTTCCAGATGGTAGTTTTGGTGACGTTATGTTAGAAGTGGATGTGCGGACATCACAGTCATCAAat TTTGCAGAAGCGTCCTGGTACATTGCAGATAAGCCGGTGGGGTCAGATGGTACATGTCCTGCCGAAGAAGAAATGTATAATCCATTCAACACGACAAAT ATGAACAACTGTTCTCAGGACAGGGCTTTGTCTTGTTTGGTTGGAGATCTGACAGGCAGACATGGATCCCTCAGTCTTAAAAAGAGACAACTGTACAATGACATTCTGCTGCAGCTGGCTGGAGACTTCACAG CTGTCCATAGGGCATTAGTTCTCAGACTCAATAACACCACAACCGCATGTGCAAATATTCACCCAGAATCCCCTTCTGCCACCCAGATTTTCCCCACAATGGCCTCCTTCAGCAG GCATGATTTCCGTAAGAGAGTGTCAGATGTGTTAAACCTGCACATATCCAGAGTTTCCATCTTACCTGGTTCTCCTTCTCAAGAGCCTGATGGGAAATGCCAGCAGGTCATGTATCTGGTGTCAG GTGAGGTGAGCCAAGAGAAGCTGAGATCAGTTAAGACGAGTGACATGATGGGTGTTTTCAAAGAATCAAAGACGTGCATTCCAA CTGGAAACATGGGACTGATGCTGGTCCCCTGCAGGATGTTACTGTCAGCTATGACGGCTGCAGTCTGTCTGCTCAGGTTACTGAGGCACTAG